DNA from Longimicrobiaceae bacterium:
CCCCCAGACGTCCACGCCCAGACGGTCGCACGCCTGCGCCAGCTCGTTCGCCAGCGCGATGTTGATCATCCGGAAGGTGTTCTCGTACACCTTCACCAGCTCGGCCGCCTCGGCGCTCTCGACCGGGACCATGGTGTCGAACACCCGGCTGTAGAAGGTCAGCCCCGCCTCCAGGCACTCCGGCGTCGCCCCCCCGATCACCTTGGGCGTGTTGCGCGTCTGCCAGCGGATGTTGCCGGGGTCCACGCGCTCCGGGGAGAAGCAGAGGAAGAAGTCCTTCCCCACCTTCAGCCCGCTCTCCTCCAGGATGGGGAGGAGCACCTCGCGGGTGGTGCCCGGGTAGGTGGTGCTCTCCAGGATCACCAGCTGCCCCGGCCGCAGGGTCGCGGCGACCGCCTTTCCGGCCGCGACCACGTAGGAGAGGTCCGGGTCCTTGGTCTTGTTGAGCGGGGTGGGGACGCACAGGGAGATCACGTCGCACTCCCCCAGCCGCGAGAGGTCGGTGGTGGCGGTGAGGAGCCCCTCGCCCACGTACGCCCGCACCACCTCGCTGGGGACGTCCAGGACGTGGCTCTCCCGGCGCCGGATCCCGGCCACCACGCCCTCGTTCACGTCGAACCCGACGACGCGGTAGCCGCTGCGCGCGACCTCCACGGCGAGCGGCAGACCGACGTAGCCGAGGCCGACCACGCCGGCCACGGCGGTGTGGTCCCTGCACTGGTCCAGAAGCATGCGGTTCTTCATCGTGCCTTCCCGGAGGGGCCGCCACGCGCCGGGGGATCCGGAGCGGAGGGCGGCGAGAATGCCTGCGCTGGCGTGGAGTCGTTGCCGGCGTCTGCAGAAGCACCCGCCGTGCCGTTCCGGGCATCCCCCCGCCGGGGCCGCCGGGTGGACGCCCGCGCGGTGCGGGACGGCAAAAGCCACGCTCGTTTCCGCGCGGCCGCCGTGCGCCGGCTCCGCTTCCGCGGCCCTCC
Protein-coding regions in this window:
- a CDS encoding nucleotide sugar dehydrogenase; translation: MKNRMLLDQCRDHTAVAGVVGLGYVGLPLAVEVARSGYRVVGFDVNEGVVAGIRRRESHVLDVPSEVVRAYVGEGLLTATTDLSRLGECDVISLCVPTPLNKTKDPDLSYVVAAGKAVAATLRPGQLVILESTTYPGTTREVLLPILEESGLKVGKDFFLCFSPERVDPGNIRWQTRNTPKVIGGATPECLEAGLTFYSRVFDTMVPVESAEAAELVKVYENTFRMINIALANELAQACDRLGVDVWG